The region CGCGAGGCGCCCGTCGTGCGAATGGCTTCCACGGGACGTGGGTCGATCGCCTCCACGGCTTCGGAAAACAGTTTTGCCAGAATGCCCGTCGTGTGGATGAACAGGGCCATGACGCCGGCAAAAGGGCCGAGCCCGACCGCTACGACGAACAGGACCGCGAACACGACCTCATGAATGGCCCGGAAGAGATCCATCACGCGCCGGACCGGCTGCAGGACCCACCAGGGTGCCATGTTGCGCGCGGACATGATCCCGAAGGGGATCGAGAACACCACGGCGAGGAACGTTCCCCAGATCGCAATCTGGATCGTGACCATCATCTCATCGAGATAATGGCGCCAGTCATTGAAGTTGGGACGCAGGAAACCGGCCGCATATTCGGCCATGTTCCCGGAATCGGTAAAAAGGAAGGTCCACCGGCTCATGTCGGCCGGCCCCCAGCTCCAGGAGAGCGCCGCTACCAACAGGGCCAGCAGGAACAGGTTCCGGATTCTGCCAGGTTCGCGCCCGGCTTTCGGGGACGACGTCGCGCGATCCCCGACGGCCTTTACAAGCCTGAGAGCCGCAGTACTGGGAGTTGATGCTGTCTGGTCCATACCGGTCTCAAGGCTCTACGTTCGTCGATTGCGGGAAGTGGCCTTGACCAGGCCACTTCCCTTGGAGTGGCTCAGCCGGCCGCGGCCAGTTCGGCCTCGTACTTGGCCTTCTGCGCCTTCAGCTGGTCGAGCTTCGCCTTCTTGGCATCGGCGGCGAGCGAAGCGTCGGCTTCGACCTGGGCAATCGACTTGGTCAGCTCCATGATGCGGATCGGCAGCAGCTGCCTGTCGGAAGAGGCTCGGAACGGTGCCCACTTCAGGCCGGCCAGCACGTTCTTCTCGGCGGCGATGTCGCCGGTCGACTTGTCGGTGCCATAGGTGAGAAAGAACTCGCGAATCTTGGCCTTCTGAGCGTCAGGAAGGTCCTTCCGCCACACGATCGGATCGGACGGAATCAGGGGCGAGCGCCAGATCTCGCGGATGTTGTCGAACGCCTTGGGCTGGTTCTTCTGGATTAGCGCCATGTTCTCGGTGTTGTTGGCAGCCGCGTCGACCTGCTTGTTGGCAACGGCCATCGCGTTGGTCTCGTGATTGGCGTTGGTGACGTTCTTGAAGCAGGTCTTGGGGTCGATGCCCTTGGCGCTGAACACGAAGGTCATCGGGACAAGATAGCCGGAGGTCGAGTTCGGGTCGCCGAGCCCGAAATTGAGAGACTTGTCGCATTTCAGGACGTCGTCGATCGACTTGATCGGCGAGTCCTTGGGGACGATCACGACCGACCAGTAGCCCGGTTCGCCGCCGACCGGAACGCTCTGCACGAAGACTTCGCCGTTGGCGCGATCCACGGCTTCCATGGCGGATTTGTTGCCATACCAAGCCAGCTGCACCTTGCCGAAGCGCATGCCTTCGATGACGCCGGCATAGTCGGATGCGAAGAACGGCTTCACGTCAAGGCCGGTCTTCTTCTTCAAGTCGGCGAGCAGCGGTTCCCAGGTGGCCTTCAGGTTCTGCTGGGACTCGGTCGAGATAATGCCAAAGTTGATAACCTCTTGGGCCAACGCTGCTGTGGACATCGTGCAGGCGAGCGACACCGTCGCTGCCCATTTGAGCATCGCGTTCATTCCAGATTCTCCGATGATTTTACTGGGTCTAGGCTAACATATGCACTGGTTCGTGACTGCTCGGCCGGACCGGCTGAGCTCGCAGCAGTTCTGCCGGGCCTTCCGGCAGAACCAGTTCTTCCGAAGCGTCGCCGTAGAGCTCCGCGAGGAAACTGTTGGAAAGGGACGTCGAAGGCCCATCGTAAACAATGCGCCCGTCGCGCATCGCGATCGTACGCTTGCAGTAGCGCCGCGCGTACTCGACCTGATGCAGCGATACGAGAACCGTGATCTTGTCCTGGGTATTGATGGCGGACAGAACATCCATCACGCGCCGTGCGGACGACGGGTCGAGCGCCGAGATCGGCTCGTCGGCGATCAGGATTTCGGCTTCCTGCACAAGTGTACGTGCGATGGCAGCGCGCTGCTGTTGACCGCCCGAGAGGGTCGACGAGCGCTGGGTCGCCACGTGGGGAATGCCGACGCGGGCCAGGGCGCTCTCAGCTTTTTCCTTCTCGGATCGGTTGAACAGTCCGAGCGTGCCGCGCCAGCGGGGAACCCGGCCGAGATTGCCGATGAGCACATTGGTCAGGACGGAGAGCCGGCCGACGAGATTGAATTGCTGAAAGATGACCGCCACGCGGCCGGCTGGGCGCCCACGCGACAATCGTCCACCTGCCTGCGACAGCTCCCCGAGAACCACGACTTTCCCGGTCTCGCCGTCGCCGGCCTCGAGCCCTGCGATATGACGGATGAGCGTGCTCTTGCCGGAACCCGATGCGCCGATCAGAGCGACCATCTCGCCACGCTGGACGTCGATGCTGACATTATCCAGCGCCCGGGTTTTTCCGTAACGCTTCGAGAGATTGGAAACGCTGATCGCGGTCATCTGCATCGTCCCTGTTCATCCAAACCTACCGAGCCAGGATAACTTGATGGCGACGGTTCGATGTCAGTTCGATGAAGGTTTGGCGTCAGCGCTTCATAGCGCTCGACAAAGGCCTCTGCCGGCAGCGCCCGGAAGTCTTCCAGCGCCGAGAAGAGTTTGTCATGCGGCCAGTCCCACCAGCCCAGGCGATCCATCCGTCGGCCGATCTCCGGGGAGAAGCGCTCTCGGATGAGGCGCGCGGGGACGCCTCCGACGATGGTGTAGGGTGCGACATCACGCGAGACGACGGCGCCTGCGCCCACAACAGCGCCATTGCCGATCCTGACTCCGGGCAGAATGGTCGCTCCGTGGCCGATCCAGACATCATGTCCGATCGTGACCGCTTGAGAGCGGCGCCACCCGAAGAACTCCTCTTCGTCAGTCGCCCCGTCGAAATAATCGCCGGCGCGGTAGGTGAAGTGGTGAAGCGTGGCGCGCCAGGTGGGATGGTTGGTGGCATTGATCCGCACGGCAGCCGCGATATTGGCGAATTTGCCTATCGTGGCGCACCAGATCGCGCAGTCCTGCATCACATATGAATAGTCGCCCAGCACGGTCTCGCTCACGCGCGAGCGGTCTTCGATCTCGACGAAGCGGCCGAGCGTGCTGCGCTCGACGCTGGCCGTCGCGTGAATGAGCGGCTCATGTTCGCTGAGCTTGGGCATCAGGCAGCCCTCCGCGTCGAGAAGGCCGAGACGTCGATGATCTTCGTCGCAACCGCCTCGCGAACCGGAATGTCGTGGAAGATCCCGAGGATGGCCGTTCCAGCGGTCAGCTTCTCCCGGATCATGCCGACGACGACATTCCGATTGGTCTCGTCGAGCGAGGCTGTCGGCTCGTCGAGCAGAAGGATCGGGTAATCGATCATGAAGCCACGGGCGATGTTCACCCGCTGCTTCTCACCTCCGGAGAACGTTGCCGGAGGGAGATTGAAGAGAGCCGACGGCAGGTTCAGCCGCTCGAGCATGGCAGCGGCACGGTCCGATGCGAGCTTGCGCTCGACACCACGGGCAAGGAGCGGCTCGGCCACGACATCCAGAGCCGTCACCCGCGGGATCGCCCGCAGGAATTGGCTGACATAGCCGATCCGATCGCGCCGGAGCCTGAGGACAAGGCGGGGATCGCCGGATGCGAGATCTGCAACGTCTCCGGTGGCGGGATCCCGCACGAGGATCCGGCCGGTATCGACGGAGTAATTGCCGAAGATCATGCGCAGGATGGAGGATTTTCCGACCCCTGACGGGCCGCCGAGCACGACGCATTCGCCGGAAGCGACGTCAAACGTGACATTGGCCACGACGGGAAGACGGACACCGCCGCGCAGATGGATCGTGAATGACTTGGATACGTCCTCGACCGAGAGCAGAGGAGCGCCAGCCATGGCGCATGGATTGGATGTCACCATCTCAGTTCTCCAGGATCGAGGCGACGAGAAGCTGGGTATAGGGATGGCTTGGATCGTCCATGACCCGGTCGGTCAGCCCCTGCTCGACGATCCGACCGCTCTTCATGACGATCATCCGCTGCGAGAGGAGCCGCGCGACGGCCAGATCATGGGTGACGATGATCACCGACAGGCCAAGGTCCGAGACCAGCATTCGCAGCAGGTCGAGTACGCGCGCCTGGACCGAGACGTCGAGGCCGCCGGTCGGCTCATCCATGAAGATCAGGCGAGGATGGGTGACGAGGTTGCGCGCGATCTGCAGACGCTGCCGCATGCCGCCCGAGAAAGACACCGGCATGTCGTCGACGCGGGAGGTCGCGATCTCGACGCGCTCCAGCCAGTCGCTCGCCCGGCTCCGGATCTGGCCGTAGTTGCGATCGCCGATTGCCATCAGCCGCTCACCGACATTGGCGCCCGCCGATACGCGCATCCGCAATCCATCTGCCGGGTTCTGGTGAACGAAACCCCAGTCCGTCCTCATGAGGAAGCGCAACTCGGCCTCGCTCAATTCCGCGAGATCCGGGAACCGCCGGTCGCGCATTCTGTAACGGATTTCGCCGCTGCTCCGCTCCACGCGCGTCGAGATACAGTTGAGCAGGGTCGTTTTGCCCGAGCCGGACTCGCCCACGATCGCGACGACCTCGCCCGGCCAGACGTCGAAGGAGACGTCGGTGCAGCCGATGAAGTTGCCGTAGCGCTTCTCCAGCTTGCGGACGGAAAGGATGGGTTCGCTGTTCATTCCGCAGCCTCCCTGTGGTCTTTTGCGGCACCATGCTGCGGCTGGCCAGAGCCCTGATGCCCGTCCGACCGCCGCGTTTCGCAATGATCGGTGTCCGAGCAGACAAACATGCGTCCCCCACGGTCGTCCGTGACGACCTCGTCCATATAGACGTCCTGTGCATCGCAGAGAGCGCAACGGGAATCGAAGCGCTGGACCTTGAACGGATGGTCCTCGAAATCGAGGCTGACCACGTCGGTGAAGGGCGGCAGCGCGTAGATGCGCTTCTCGCGGCCGGCGCCAAAGAGTTGCAGCGCCGGCGACCGGTGCATCTTCGGATTGTCGAATTTGGGGATCGGCGACGGGTCCATGACGTAGCGGCCTTCGACCTTCACGGGATAGGCATAGGTCGTGGCAATGTGGCCGTGCTGCGCAATGTCCTCATAGAGCTTGACATGCACCAGCCCATATTCTTCCAGGGCATGCATCACGCGCGTTTCCGTCTCCCGAGGCTCGAGGAAGCGAAGGGGCTCCGGAATCGGCACCTGGTAGACGATGATCTGGCCCTCGGTGAGAGGAGTTTCGGGAATGCGGTGGCGGGTCTGGATGATCGTTGCATCCCGTGTCCGCGTCGTCGTTGCCACATTCGCAACCTTGGCGAAGAAGGCCCGGATCGACACCGCATTGGTGGTATCGTCGGCACCCTGGTCGATGACCTTGAGCACGTCGTCCGGCCCCAAGATCGATGCGGTGACCTGCACGCCGCCGGTGCCCCAGCCGTAGGGCATCGGCATTTCGCGGGAGGCGAACGGCACCTGGTATCCGGGGATCGTGATCGCCTTCAGGATCGCCCGCCGGATCATGCGCTTTGTCTGTTCGTCGAGATAGGCGAAGTTGTAAGCAGGCAGGGACGGAGTATTCATTCTGCTGCCTCGCTCATGGGTGTGTCAGCACGCGCCATTTCGGCTTCCCGACGCAGCGTTCTCAGCAATTCGAGCTCCGCCTGGAAATCGACGTAGTGCGGCAGCTTCAGGTGCTCGACGAAGCCGGTCGCCTGCACGTTGTCGCAATGCTCCAGAACGAACTCCTCGTCTTGGGCCGGCGCCAGCCGCTGCTCATTGAACTCGTCGGCTCTCAGCGCCCGGTCGACGAGACTCATGGCCATCGCCTTGCGCTCGGATTGCCCGAGGACGAGTCCGTATCCGCGTGTGAAACGCGGCGGTTCATCCGCATTCCCCTTGAACTGCGACACCATCTGACATTCCGTGACCCGGATCGCGCCGATGCACAGGGAAAAGCCGAGTTCCGGCATGTCCACTTCGACATCGACCATGCCGATCCGGATTTCGCCCACGAAGGGATGCGTCCGACCATAGCCGCGTTGGGTCGAGTAGCCGAGGGCGAGCAGGAAGCCCTCGTCGCCACGCGCCAGTGCCTGGAGGCGGATCTCGCGCCCGACCGGATAGGCAATCGCCTCGCGGGTCAGGTCTCCCGGCTCACCGTTGCTTGGGACATCGGGTTCGATCAGCCCCTGGCCATCGAGAAGATCCGTCACGCGCGGGCAGCCCTCATCCATGGAGCGCTCCCGCCTGACAGGAGCTGCGACGGCTTCGTCACCGGCCATGGACGGGTCGATCAGGCGGTGCGTGTAGTCGAAGGTCGGCCCCAGCAGCTGGCCTCCCG is a window of Microvirga lotononidis DNA encoding:
- the phnE gene encoding phosphonate ABC transporter, permease protein PhnE; translated protein: MDQTASTPSTAALRLVKAVGDRATSSPKAGREPGRIRNLFLLALLVAALSWSWGPADMSRWTFLFTDSGNMAEYAAGFLRPNFNDWRHYLDEMMVTIQIAIWGTFLAVVFSIPFGIMSARNMAPWWVLQPVRRVMDLFRAIHEVVFAVLFVVAVGLGPFAGVMALFIHTTGILAKLFSEAVEAIDPRPVEAIRTTGASRVQQVIYGVIPQVLPLWISYSLYRLESNVRSATVLGIIGAGGIGQVLFESVRAFYYPEASAILIIVMITVTIMDLISQLLRRLVI
- the phnD gene encoding phosphonate ABC transporter substrate-binding protein — protein: MNAMLKWAATVSLACTMSTAALAQEVINFGIISTESQQNLKATWEPLLADLKKKTGLDVKPFFASDYAGVIEGMRFGKVQLAWYGNKSAMEAVDRANGEVFVQSVPVGGEPGYWSVVIVPKDSPIKSIDDVLKCDKSLNFGLGDPNSTSGYLVPMTFVFSAKGIDPKTCFKNVTNANHETNAMAVANKQVDAAANNTENMALIQKNQPKAFDNIREIWRSPLIPSDPIVWRKDLPDAQKAKIREFFLTYGTDKSTGDIAAEKNVLAGLKWAPFRASSDRQLLPIRIMELTKSIAQVEADASLAADAKKAKLDQLKAQKAKYEAELAAAG
- the phnC gene encoding phosphonate ABC transporter ATP-binding protein, which encodes MTAISVSNLSKRYGKTRALDNVSIDVQRGEMVALIGASGSGKSTLIRHIAGLEAGDGETGKVVVLGELSQAGGRLSRGRPAGRVAVIFQQFNLVGRLSVLTNVLIGNLGRVPRWRGTLGLFNRSEKEKAESALARVGIPHVATQRSSTLSGGQQQRAAIARTLVQEAEILIADEPISALDPSSARRVMDVLSAINTQDKITVLVSLHQVEYARRYCKRTIAMRDGRIVYDGPSTSLSNSFLAELYGDASEELVLPEGPAELLRAQPVRPSSHEPVHMLA
- a CDS encoding DapH/DapD/GlmU-related protein; translation: MPKLSEHEPLIHATASVERSTLGRFVEIEDRSRVSETVLGDYSYVMQDCAIWCATIGKFANIAAAVRINATNHPTWRATLHHFTYRAGDYFDGATDEEEFFGWRRSQAVTIGHDVWIGHGATILPGVRIGNGAVVGAGAVVSRDVAPYTIVGGVPARLIRERFSPEIGRRMDRLGWWDWPHDKLFSALEDFRALPAEAFVERYEALTPNLHRTDIEPSPSSYPGSVGLDEQGRCR
- the phnL gene encoding phosphonate C-P lyase system protein PhnL is translated as MVTSNPCAMAGAPLLSVEDVSKSFTIHLRGGVRLPVVANVTFDVASGECVVLGGPSGVGKSSILRMIFGNYSVDTGRILVRDPATGDVADLASGDPRLVLRLRRDRIGYVSQFLRAIPRVTALDVVAEPLLARGVERKLASDRAAAMLERLNLPSALFNLPPATFSGGEKQRVNIARGFMIDYPILLLDEPTASLDETNRNVVVGMIREKLTAGTAILGIFHDIPVREAVATKIIDVSAFSTRRAA
- the phnK gene encoding phosphonate C-P lyase system protein PhnK codes for the protein MNSEPILSVRKLEKRYGNFIGCTDVSFDVWPGEVVAIVGESGSGKTTLLNCISTRVERSSGEIRYRMRDRRFPDLAELSEAELRFLMRTDWGFVHQNPADGLRMRVSAGANVGERLMAIGDRNYGQIRSRASDWLERVEIATSRVDDMPVSFSGGMRQRLQIARNLVTHPRLIFMDEPTGGLDVSVQARVLDLLRMLVSDLGLSVIIVTHDLAVARLLSQRMIVMKSGRIVEQGLTDRVMDDPSHPYTQLLVASILEN
- a CDS encoding alpha-D-ribose 1-methylphosphonate 5-phosphate C-P-lyase PhnJ, producing the protein MNTPSLPAYNFAYLDEQTKRMIRRAILKAITIPGYQVPFASREMPMPYGWGTGGVQVTASILGPDDVLKVIDQGADDTTNAVSIRAFFAKVANVATTTRTRDATIIQTRHRIPETPLTEGQIIVYQVPIPEPLRFLEPRETETRVMHALEEYGLVHVKLYEDIAQHGHIATTYAYPVKVEGRYVMDPSPIPKFDNPKMHRSPALQLFGAGREKRIYALPPFTDVVSLDFEDHPFKVQRFDSRCALCDAQDVYMDEVVTDDRGGRMFVCSDTDHCETRRSDGHQGSGQPQHGAAKDHREAAE
- a CDS encoding carbon-phosphorus lyase complex subunit PhnI; the encoded protein is MYVAVKGGEAAISNAHRLMADRRRGDRNVPALSVEQIVNQLSLGVDRVMAEGSLYDPELAAMAVRQARGDLIEAIFLLRAYRTTLPRFSNARPIDTNRMRIERRVSATFKDIPGGQLLGPTFDYTHRLIDPSMAGDEAVAAPVRRERSMDEGCPRVTDLLDGQGLIEPDVPSNGEPGDLTREAIAYPVGREIRLQALARGDEGFLLALGYSTQRGYGRTHPFVGEIRIGMVDVEVDMPELGFSLCIGAIRVTECQMVSQFKGNADEPPRFTRGYGLVLGQSERKAMAMSLVDRALRADEFNEQRLAPAQDEEFVLEHCDNVQATGFVEHLKLPHYVDFQAELELLRTLRREAEMARADTPMSEAAE